A region of Streptomyces deccanensis DNA encodes the following proteins:
- a CDS encoding class I SAM-dependent methyltransferase codes for MSTSTTSGIVDDIGYGRQFDGWYHRLFPDDASVVAEVDLLASLHPDPASGTVEFGVGNGRVALPLSRRVGPITGVDSSPEMLDLLRRDLAEDTPVQPVHADIRAYTADGTVGLVYAICATLSMLLTPEDQRQAVRRAADLLAPGGRLVVETHNKAAIIALHEGSARATYFSPYPEPGTGLQSHSVLLPEGSLWHLSHVWYESDGTTRVGTEVSRLTAPEEFDAYARDAGLEPEHRLGDWPADAAPYGPDSPLAICTYVKPGP; via the coding sequence ATGAGCACATCCACGACGTCCGGCATCGTCGACGACATCGGCTACGGCCGGCAGTTCGACGGCTGGTACCACCGCCTCTTCCCCGACGACGCGTCGGTCGTCGCCGAGGTGGACCTGCTCGCCTCGCTCCACCCCGACCCCGCCTCGGGGACGGTCGAGTTCGGCGTCGGCAACGGGCGCGTCGCCCTGCCGCTCTCCCGCCGGGTCGGCCCGATCACCGGCGTCGACTCCTCACCGGAGATGCTCGACCTGCTGCGCCGGGACCTCGCCGAGGACACGCCCGTGCAGCCCGTGCACGCCGACATCCGCGCCTACACCGCCGACGGCACCGTGGGGCTGGTGTACGCGATCTGCGCCACGCTCTCCATGCTGCTGACCCCCGAGGACCAGCGGCAGGCCGTGCGGCGCGCGGCCGACCTGCTCGCCCCCGGCGGCCGGCTGGTGGTGGAGACGCACAACAAGGCGGCCATCATCGCCCTGCACGAGGGCAGCGCCCGCGCCACGTACTTCTCGCCCTACCCGGAGCCGGGCACCGGTCTGCAGAGCCACTCCGTCCTCCTGCCGGAGGGATCCCTGTGGCACCTCTCCCACGTGTGGTACGAGTCCGACGGCACCACCCGGGTCGGCACCGAGGTCTCCCGGCTGACCGCCCCGGAGGAGTTCGACGCCTACGCCCGCGACGCCGGCCTGGAACCCGAGCACCGCCTCGGCGACTGGCCCGCCGACGCGGCCCCGTACGGCCCGGACTCGCCGCTGGCCATCTGCACCTACGTCAAGCCCGGCCCGTAG